In Methanosarcina barkeri MS, a single window of DNA contains:
- a CDS encoding DUF1284 domain-containing protein, giving the protein MLKKSSTSGTGFKAGSKCLKIRAHHLCCIQGFQGYGYSPIFVTNLKAVISEIKAFPSRLLKLVSECDVICASCPSKRECTAKDSIISGRIRSMDLVVMEKLKIKEGTIMEAYKAFSLVNSQLANASDITEVCGTCKWRQKCIWCTCRKKAKIMKEKL; this is encoded by the coding sequence ATGCTCAAAAAATCGAGCACCTCTGGAACGGGCTTTAAAGCCGGGTCTAAATGCCTGAAGATCAGAGCTCATCACCTTTGCTGCATCCAGGGTTTTCAGGGCTATGGATACAGCCCGATTTTTGTGACAAATTTGAAGGCCGTAATTTCAGAGATTAAGGCTTTTCCTTCAAGACTTCTGAAACTGGTATCCGAATGTGATGTAATCTGTGCATCCTGTCCAAGCAAAAGGGAATGCACTGCGAAGGACTCAATTATCTCTGGCAGGATAAGGAGTATGGATCTTGTTGTTATGGAGAAATTAAAGATAAAAGAAGGAACAATTATGGAGGCATATAAAGCCTTCAGTTTAGTCAATTCACAACTAGCTAACGCATCCGACATTACTGAAGTCTGCGGGACCTGCAAATGGAGGCAGAAGTGTATCTGGTGTACATGCAGGAAGAAGGCTAAAATTATGAAAGAAAAACTATGA
- a CDS encoding Mrp/NBP35 family ATP-binding protein, whose amino-acid sequence MTDKVQPLESLSKKPEEPKIVVNLRRIKRKIMVMSGKGGVGKSTVAANLAAGLALRGYKVGLLDCDIHGPTIPTIFGLESQRPDVNEEGILPVSVLPNLSMMSIGFLLGDKDSPIIWRGPAKMGAIKQFLEDVSWGVLDFLIIDLPPGTGDEPLSVAQLIPNCDGSVLVTTPQDVALISVRKSIIFSEKLNVPIIGLVDNMHGLICPHCGKPIEVFGTGGVEKASKDFNIPILASLPIEPKVAEMEDKGTVIQGLLDHSTEWEKNFEAVITAVEKTLGEE is encoded by the coding sequence ATGACAGATAAGGTTCAACCACTTGAGAGCTTATCGAAAAAGCCAGAAGAGCCAAAAATAGTAGTCAATCTCAGGCGCATTAAACGTAAGATCATGGTAATGAGCGGAAAAGGAGGAGTAGGGAAAAGTACAGTTGCAGCAAATCTGGCTGCCGGGTTGGCCCTGCGGGGATATAAAGTCGGGCTTCTGGACTGTGATATTCATGGCCCGACAATTCCTACGATTTTCGGTTTAGAGTCTCAAAGACCCGATGTTAATGAAGAGGGCATTCTTCCAGTCTCGGTACTTCCCAACCTTTCTATGATGTCTATCGGTTTTTTGCTCGGAGACAAAGATTCTCCTATAATCTGGAGAGGACCTGCCAAAATGGGGGCAATCAAACAGTTCCTGGAAGACGTTAGCTGGGGAGTACTCGATTTCCTGATTATAGACTTGCCGCCTGGCACCGGAGATGAACCCCTGAGTGTAGCTCAGCTCATTCCCAATTGCGACGGCTCAGTGCTTGTTACAACTCCCCAAGATGTAGCCCTTATCAGTGTCCGAAAGTCAATAATCTTCTCTGAAAAACTTAACGTGCCTATCATAGGGCTTGTCGACAATATGCATGGGCTTATTTGCCCCCACTGCGGCAAGCCAATAGAGGTATTCGGAACTGGTGGTGTGGAAAAAGCTTCAAAAGACTTCAATATTCCGATTCTTGCCAGTCTCCCCATTGAGCCAAAGGTCGCAGAAATGGAAGATAAAGGCACTGTTATCCAGGGCCTGCTCGACCACAGTACGGAATGGGAGAAGAACTTCGAAGCTGTTATAACCGCAGTAGAAAAAACTCTGGGAGAGGAGTGA
- a CDS encoding homocitrate synthase/isopropylmalate synthase family protein has product MKVYESYEDLPKLKLPSGNDVYISDSTIRDGSQMPGIVLSREHKLQIYEYLHEIGIEKLEAFVFNKRDRDAVDLMLDIGYEFPEITGWARASRADIDKILEVDGLKETGILMSVSDTHIFSKMKLSGREEAEEKYLDALQYAVDHGLRTRAHLEDMTRADNYGFVFPLVEKIIEIDPDCIIRVCDTVGYGMPFVSVDEPYGIPKIVQHLKKEIGVKNIETHIHDDYGFGSASSIAGFWHGANWTSVTFLGIGERAGNSEMEKILLFLKDRVEGFEKYNLEPVTRFARFMEKELGLRVPRNKAVVGKNIFAHESGIHAAGVLKNPFNYEPYPPELVGGKRLLLIGDSSGLEVIRYKIQETLNDLLDVETIVEKDDPRLLKIQKEIQKLYDDEERISCISDEELFDYVEKYFLYQPICGSGRAGRGKLNNEEKITDSEDEKLKE; this is encoded by the coding sequence ATGAAAGTTTACGAATCATATGAAGATCTACCCAAACTAAAGCTGCCCTCTGGAAACGATGTGTACATAAGTGACAGCACTATCCGTGATGGTTCCCAGATGCCAGGAATCGTCCTGAGCAGAGAGCACAAGCTCCAGATCTATGAGTATCTGCACGAGATAGGAATCGAAAAACTCGAGGCCTTCGTATTCAATAAGAGGGATAGAGATGCTGTAGATCTAATGCTTGATATCGGGTATGAGTTTCCTGAAATCACAGGCTGGGCAAGAGCTTCAAGAGCTGATATAGACAAAATTCTCGAAGTTGATGGACTGAAAGAAACAGGAATCCTGATGTCTGTGTCGGATACGCATATTTTCTCCAAAATGAAACTTTCAGGCAGGGAAGAAGCCGAAGAGAAATATCTGGATGCTCTTCAGTATGCAGTCGACCATGGACTTCGCACACGGGCTCACCTTGAGGATATGACAAGAGCAGACAATTATGGCTTTGTTTTCCCGCTAGTTGAAAAAATTATCGAGATCGATCCTGACTGTATTATCCGGGTCTGTGATACTGTAGGATACGGGATGCCCTTCGTTAGTGTCGATGAGCCTTATGGAATCCCGAAAATTGTGCAGCACCTCAAAAAAGAAATCGGGGTAAAAAATATAGAAACCCATATTCATGACGATTACGGGTTTGGGTCAGCAAGTTCTATTGCAGGTTTCTGGCACGGAGCTAACTGGACAAGTGTAACTTTCCTGGGTATCGGAGAACGAGCAGGAAATAGCGAGATGGAAAAAATCCTGCTATTCCTGAAAGATAGGGTAGAAGGTTTTGAAAAATATAACCTTGAACCAGTTACTCGCTTTGCAAGATTCATGGAAAAAGAACTGGGATTGCGGGTTCCCAGGAACAAAGCCGTGGTCGGGAAAAATATTTTTGCTCACGAATCTGGAATACATGCCGCAGGCGTTCTTAAAAATCCCTTTAACTATGAACCTTACCCTCCAGAACTGGTAGGGGGAAAGCGGCTCCTGCTTATAGGTGACTCTTCTGGTCTGGAAGTTATCCGTTATAAAATTCAGGAGACCTTAAATGACCTTCTTGATGTTGAAACCATTGTGGAAAAAGACGACCCCAGACTTCTGAAAATCCAGAAAGAAATTCAGAAACTCTATGATGATGAAGAAAGAATTTCCTGCATATCTGATGAAGAGCTCTTTGATTATGTCGAAAAATACTTCCTATACCAACCGATCTGCGGCTCGGGACGTGCAGGTCGAGGTAAATTAAACAACGAAGAAAAGATAACCGATTCTGAAGACGAAAAATTGAAGGAATGA
- a CDS encoding DUF1847 domain-containing protein, which produces MQCALCRIKECVKGKNCSVIKYGLEYTGDNLKSIQISAWLESNGVKRTKLEEIAIYAKSLGYTKIGIAFCVEYEREARLVYDILSRYFEVFSVCCKVCSFEKASLGIKKSEDLEFEAVCNPIGQALLLNDDLTNLNIMLGLKTGYDILFAKYSEAPAITLPIEELPQLADSKIDIIE; this is translated from the coding sequence GTGCAGTGCGCGTTATGCCGGATTAAGGAATGCGTGAAAGGCAAAAATTGTTCTGTTATTAAATATGGGCTTGAGTATACTGGCGATAATCTGAAATCAATTCAGATTTCTGCCTGGCTCGAATCTAATGGCGTGAAAAGGACAAAACTTGAAGAGATAGCTATTTATGCAAAAAGTCTTGGATATACAAAAATAGGAATCGCTTTCTGTGTTGAGTATGAGCGAGAAGCCAGGCTGGTTTATGATATTCTTTCAAGATATTTTGAGGTATTTTCGGTTTGCTGTAAAGTATGTAGCTTCGAAAAAGCCAGTCTAGGTATTAAAAAATCCGAGGACCTTGAGTTTGAAGCCGTCTGTAATCCTATTGGTCAGGCGCTGCTACTAAACGATGATCTTACGAATCTTAATATCATGTTGGGGCTTAAAACAGGCTATGACATCCTCTTTGCAAAATACTCTGAGGCTCCTGCGATAACGCTACCTATTGAAGAGTTACCCCAGCTAGCTGATTCAAAAATCGATATTATAGAATGA
- a CDS encoding cytochrome c biogenesis CcdA family protein, which produces MDYEVISPVAAFGAGIISVLSPCILPLLPAVLATSAGKNRLRPLAIVLGVSISFTIMGVATSAFGAVFSAYTNQLKILAEVLILLLGFALLFDISLFNAFSKFPLLGKMGDEGPVSGFLLGLSLGVLWIPCVGPILGSILTMVALKGNTITGALTLSVYSLGFAVPMLLLAYSAYFSSSKIRLISKWDVVFKKGAGTILVLFGLYMIYQNHYQWFV; this is translated from the coding sequence ATGGATTATGAAGTTATTTCCCCTGTGGCTGCATTTGGAGCAGGAATTATCAGTGTCCTGTCTCCTTGCATCCTTCCTCTTCTGCCTGCTGTCCTGGCAACATCTGCAGGAAAAAACAGATTGAGACCCCTTGCAATAGTGCTTGGAGTCTCAATATCGTTCACCATAATGGGAGTGGCAACCTCTGCCTTTGGGGCGGTGTTCAGCGCGTATACAAATCAACTGAAGATTCTGGCAGAGGTTTTGATTCTCTTACTGGGTTTTGCACTACTCTTTGACATAAGTTTATTCAATGCATTTTCAAAGTTTCCCCTTCTGGGGAAAATGGGTGACGAAGGGCCTGTTTCAGGCTTCTTGCTTGGCCTTTCCCTCGGTGTTCTCTGGATACCTTGCGTCGGACCAATTCTAGGCTCGATTCTTACCATGGTAGCTTTAAAAGGGAATACTATTACAGGAGCCCTTACCCTTTCAGTTTATTCGCTTGGATTTGCGGTACCAATGCTCTTACTTGCGTACTCAGCCTACTTTTCCTCTTCAAAAATCCGGCTTATTTCAAAGTGGGATGTAGTCTTCAAAAAAGGAGCGGGAACAATACTGGTACTCTTCGGGCTTTATATGATCTATCAGAATCATTATCAATGGTTTGTTTAA
- the hdrB gene encoding CoB--CoM heterodisulfide reductase subunit B, which translates to MEKLSLFLGCIVPNRYPGIEKATKLCLQKLDIDVSDLPGASCCPAPGVFKSFDKATWLALASRNIVLSEKMSRDVLTVCNGCYGSLADANLELKKDPELKASTNNCLKEIGMEFKGTVEVRHIIEYLYKEFGPEALKEYITTPLDLKVALHYGCHLIKPSRDRNLGETEAPIFFDELVEATGAKSVDYTDKMMCCGAGGGVRSGHATESLEMLEHKLACIRQAGVDCIVNACPFCHLQFDRGQLAVNEKFEMDYSIPVLHYSQLLGLALGFSPSDLGIEQNAVQNVEFLAKIYEISAGLK; encoded by the coding sequence ATGGAAAAACTATCACTATTTCTTGGATGCATCGTACCCAACCGTTACCCTGGAATTGAAAAAGCAACTAAGCTCTGCCTGCAAAAGCTTGATATAGACGTATCCGATCTGCCAGGAGCTTCCTGCTGTCCTGCTCCAGGAGTCTTCAAGTCCTTTGATAAAGCAACCTGGCTTGCCCTTGCCAGCCGGAATATAGTTCTTTCTGAAAAGATGAGTAGAGATGTACTTACGGTCTGCAATGGTTGCTACGGCTCTCTGGCGGATGCTAATCTGGAACTGAAAAAAGATCCTGAATTAAAGGCGAGCACGAATAATTGCCTTAAAGAAATCGGCATGGAGTTCAAAGGCACTGTTGAGGTCAGGCACATAATAGAATATCTATATAAAGAATTTGGGCCTGAGGCACTCAAGGAATATATCACAACCCCACTTGACCTCAAAGTGGCACTACACTACGGATGTCATCTTATCAAGCCTTCTAGGGATAGAAATCTTGGAGAAACGGAGGCTCCGATTTTCTTTGACGAACTTGTTGAAGCCACAGGTGCAAAAAGTGTAGATTACACCGACAAGATGATGTGCTGTGGAGCCGGAGGAGGAGTACGCTCAGGACATGCTACTGAATCCCTTGAGATGCTTGAGCACAAGCTTGCCTGTATTCGGCAAGCAGGAGTTGACTGCATTGTTAATGCATGTCCTTTCTGCCACCTGCAATTTGATAGGGGACAGCTCGCAGTCAATGAAAAATTCGAAATGGATTACTCGATCCCTGTCCTTCACTATTCTCAGCTACTGGGCCTTGCTCTTGGTTTTTCTCCATCTGATTTGGGAATCGAACAGAATGCGGTTCAGAATGTCGAGTTTCTTGCAAAAATCTATGAGATCAGTGCAGGTTTAAAATAA
- a CDS encoding cobalt-precorrin-4/precorrin-4 C(11)-methyltransferase gives MERKVYFVGAGPGNPKLITVLGREMLEKADLVMYAGSLVNPEVLNYTHGETVDSYGLTLEETTKIIADAVDAGKFVVRLHSGDPSLYGSVIEQMEELRKHDIEVERVAGVSSIFASAAALGTQLTLNGVSDTLIITRPAGKTLEKDLIPELSAYNTTMAIFLGTQKIREIMEKVRCPKDTPVAVVFHASWEDEEIITGTVEDIADKVQDAGIKRSAMIIIGGVVDPKNYRRSYLYGVAQEPL, from the coding sequence ATGGAAAGGAAAGTATATTTTGTGGGAGCAGGCCCAGGGAACCCGAAACTCATTACCGTACTTGGGCGTGAAATGCTTGAAAAAGCCGACCTTGTGATGTATGCTGGCTCTCTAGTAAACCCAGAGGTTCTTAATTATACGCATGGAGAAACAGTGGATAGTTATGGGTTAACCCTCGAAGAAACCACCAAAATAATTGCAGACGCTGTAGACGCAGGGAAATTCGTTGTTCGCCTTCACAGCGGAGATCCATCTCTTTACGGTTCCGTCATAGAGCAGATGGAAGAGCTCAGGAAACACGATATCGAAGTCGAAAGAGTTGCAGGGGTTTCCTCGATTTTTGCAAGCGCTGCCGCTCTTGGCACACAGCTGACTCTTAACGGCGTTTCAGATACTCTAATTATTACCCGCCCTGCAGGAAAAACTCTTGAAAAAGACCTTATCCCCGAGCTTTCCGCCTACAATACTACTATGGCAATTTTCCTTGGTACGCAAAAAATAAGGGAAATTATGGAAAAAGTCCGCTGCCCGAAGGATACACCTGTTGCAGTAGTGTTTCATGCGTCCTGGGAGGACGAAGAAATCATCACCGGAACTGTGGAAGATATCGCAGACAAGGTACAGGATGCAGGGATTAAACGTTCAGCAATGATAATTATCGGTGGGGTTGTTGACCCTAAAAATTACAGGAGGTCCTACTTATACGGAGTAGCCCAGGAACCGTTGTAA
- a CDS encoding cobalamin biosynthesis protein, producing the protein MIVGIGTRRGITKEEVIEAVKQALDECGLSLGEITAFASAKLKENEQGLLEAGETLGIPVDFLPDDVLNSYNPPSASQASRFGLKGVAEPAALALSEEKQLICRKKIYGRVTIAIAR; encoded by the coding sequence ATGATTGTAGGAATAGGAACTCGCAGGGGCATTACGAAAGAAGAGGTCATTGAAGCCGTAAAACAGGCTCTCGATGAGTGCGGCCTGAGCCTGGGAGAAATTACAGCTTTTGCTTCTGCGAAACTTAAGGAAAACGAACAAGGGCTTCTGGAAGCGGGAGAGACGCTCGGCATTCCGGTGGACTTTTTGCCGGATGACGTGTTGAACAGCTACAATCCTCCTTCAGCATCCCAGGCTTCCCGGTTTGGATTAAAAGGAGTTGCAGAACCTGCAGCTCTGGCCCTTTCTGAAGAAAAACAATTGATTTGCAGGAAGAAAATCTATGGCAGAGTCACAATCGCAATCGCAAGATAA
- the cobJ gene encoding precorrin-3B C(17)-methyltransferase, translated as MAESQSQSQDKATKGKLYIVGIGPGSVEQMTLRARDVILNADYVLGNGTYLDQIASLLGTQEVIRSYMGKEVDRARKAVELAKVANVAMVSGGDTNVYGMAGIVLEVAEHQDLEVDIEILPGVTAILAGASMLGAPVVTDFAVISLSDLLTPWDVIEKRLNHAAEADFVMALYNPKSRKRQSNFSRAIKIIRQYKADSVPVGLVKNALRGDGEDRIVTTLGKVMEYEDWVDMSTTILIGNGDSRIWRSQKKDFIITPRGYQKKYDY; from the coding sequence ATGGCAGAGTCACAATCGCAATCGCAAGATAAGGCAACTAAAGGAAAACTTTACATCGTAGGGATCGGACCAGGGTCTGTAGAACAAATGACGCTCAGAGCCAGAGATGTAATCCTTAATGCCGATTATGTACTCGGAAACGGTACTTACCTGGATCAGATAGCAAGCCTCCTCGGAACCCAGGAAGTAATCCGCAGCTATATGGGTAAAGAGGTAGACAGAGCAAGAAAAGCGGTGGAGCTTGCAAAAGTTGCAAATGTTGCCATGGTCAGTGGCGGTGATACCAATGTATACGGTATGGCAGGCATCGTGCTTGAAGTTGCTGAACATCAAGATCTTGAAGTTGATATAGAGATTCTTCCTGGAGTCACAGCAATTTTAGCCGGTGCAAGTATGCTAGGCGCACCTGTTGTAACAGACTTTGCAGTAATCAGCCTCAGCGACCTCCTGACTCCATGGGATGTGATTGAAAAACGGCTTAATCACGCTGCAGAAGCTGATTTTGTAATGGCTCTCTACAACCCGAAAAGCCGTAAGAGACAATCCAACTTTTCAAGAGCTATCAAAATTATCCGTCAGTACAAGGCTGATTCCGTGCCTGTGGGACTTGTGAAAAATGCTCTGAGAGGAGATGGTGAGGATAGAATCGTAACCACTCTTGGAAAAGTTATGGAATACGAAGATTGGGTAGACATGAGCACCACGATCCTTATTGGAAACGGGGATTCCAGGATATGGAGATCTCAAAAGAAGGATTTTATAATTACTCCCAGGGGGTATCAGAAAAAGTATGACTACTGA
- a CDS encoding DUF134 domain-containing protein — protein sequence MKKCRGRPKCPRRVEQTPDITYFKPRGVPLADLEVVSITVEELEALRLVDVEGLKQEDAAIRVGISRRAFWEDLKAARMKIALALSTGKAIEIKGGNYISAESADISEDANS from the coding sequence ATGAAAAAATGCAGAGGAAGACCAAAGTGTCCGAGGCGTGTTGAGCAAACGCCCGACATCACATATTTCAAGCCTAGAGGGGTCCCGCTGGCGGATCTTGAGGTTGTATCCATTACAGTAGAAGAGCTTGAGGCACTGAGACTTGTAGACGTTGAAGGTCTGAAGCAGGAAGATGCAGCCATCAGAGTAGGAATATCAAGGAGAGCTTTCTGGGAAGATCTAAAAGCCGCAAGAATGAAAATCGCTCTTGCACTTAGCACAGGAAAAGCAATAGAAATAAAGGGCGGTAACTATATCAGCGCTGAGAGCGCTGACATTAGTGAAGATGCTAACTCGTAA
- a CDS encoding precorrin-8X methylmutase produces MTTEENANEKVGKFDNLEELTELTVDVNPELVSICKDSGARTEEAKAIYMKSRTMIQELIGNKTPEDRFRQRCVIATGDLSVADIMRFMHDPIPAGVEAIKKGAPIFVDINMVKSGITKAGHKSEIICVLDEDPNAEIANRYGITRTSAGFLAAREKLDGSIIAIGNAPSALIMVCKLIEKGVRPALIIGLPVGFVNAAESKEIVRNLKIPVPSISCVGTRGGTPMAVACVNELVAIARESEDER; encoded by the coding sequence ATGACTACTGAAGAGAATGCTAATGAAAAGGTAGGAAAATTCGATAATCTTGAAGAACTTACCGAGCTTACGGTTGATGTGAATCCCGAACTTGTAAGCATTTGTAAGGACTCAGGGGCAAGAACAGAAGAAGCAAAAGCCATCTATATGAAAAGCCGGACAATGATCCAGGAACTCATCGGCAACAAAACTCCCGAAGACCGCTTCCGCCAGCGCTGTGTTATTGCTACAGGAGATCTTTCCGTGGCAGATATCATGCGTTTCATGCATGACCCCATCCCTGCAGGCGTGGAAGCGATTAAAAAGGGTGCCCCGATTTTCGTGGATATCAATATGGTAAAATCCGGAATTACAAAGGCAGGACACAAATCTGAAATTATTTGCGTGCTTGATGAAGACCCGAATGCTGAAATTGCTAACAGGTACGGAATTACGCGTACATCAGCCGGCTTCCTCGCTGCCAGAGAGAAGCTCGATGGGAGTATTATTGCAATCGGAAATGCACCTTCTGCCCTTATTATGGTCTGCAAACTTATCGAAAAGGGTGTGAGACCAGCACTTATTATCGGGCTTCCGGTAGGATTTGTAAATGCAGCTGAATCTAAGGAAATAGTCCGAAACCTGAAAATTCCTGTACCCTCTATTAGTTGTGTCGGGACAAGGGGCGGAACCCCAATGGCAGTTGCATGCGTAAATGAGCTTGTTGCAATCGCAAGAGAAAGTGAAGACGAGAGATAA
- a CDS encoding cobalamin biosynthesis protein CbiG, with the protein MLLYEKSIFEKAFKSYGAIVAVFATGIVVRDIAPLLENKWSDPAVVVVDSNLNFAIPLLGGHHGANEIARKLSELGAVPVLTTATEVHGKPSVEGIADRLGCEIFNKESTVAVNCALLDQEIEVLEVKGPRIVVVDEDVSVLIRKQHKNAEVKNNNKSKQ; encoded by the coding sequence ATGCTTCTTTACGAGAAGAGCATATTTGAAAAGGCTTTTAAAAGCTATGGGGCAATAGTTGCGGTATTTGCCACGGGCATTGTGGTAAGGGATATTGCTCCACTTCTAGAGAATAAGTGGTCTGATCCTGCCGTGGTCGTGGTTGATTCAAACCTGAATTTCGCAATTCCCTTGCTGGGGGGCCACCACGGTGCAAATGAAATTGCCCGCAAGCTTTCTGAACTTGGAGCAGTTCCTGTGCTTACAACGGCGACAGAGGTTCATGGCAAACCTTCAGTAGAGGGCATTGCTGATAGGTTAGGCTGCGAAATTTTCAACAAAGAATCTACTGTAGCTGTAAACTGTGCCCTCTTAGATCAGGAAATAGAGGTTCTTGAGGTTAAAGGGCCCCGAATTGTTGTCGTAGATGAAGATGTATCCGTACTGATAAGAAAACAGCATAAGAATGCAGAAGTCAAAAACAACAATAAAAGTAAACAGTAA
- the cbiT gene encoding precorrin-6Y C5,15-methyltransferase (decarboxylating) subunit CbiT, with translation MSEIVSVSGGPTKPEIIAVSLSKLGLRDGDRFADVGCGTGSVSIEAAKLARKLTIYAIDARNEALRATEMNFKNFNIKNARILAGEASDLLNSESFTDFIDCAFVGGTKNIGSVLETLVKKKARSIVVNAVRIETVVRTIEAMKKLGIFDEVVHISVSRSAPIAGETMFKPENPVYIIVGKKQN, from the coding sequence ATGTCCGAAATAGTAAGCGTTAGCGGCGGTCCGACAAAACCTGAAATCATTGCTGTGTCCCTTTCCAAACTCGGATTGCGGGACGGAGATCGGTTTGCAGATGTAGGCTGTGGTACGGGATCGGTATCGATTGAAGCCGCAAAACTTGCCCGAAAACTCACTATCTATGCGATAGATGCCCGAAACGAGGCTCTGAGAGCCACTGAAATGAATTTCAAAAATTTCAATATAAAAAATGCCCGTATTTTAGCTGGCGAAGCCTCGGATCTCCTGAATTCGGAAAGTTTTACTGATTTTATTGACTGTGCTTTTGTCGGAGGAACAAAAAATATTGGTTCCGTGCTTGAGACCCTTGTAAAGAAGAAAGCCAGAAGTATTGTGGTAAACGCAGTCCGAATAGAAACGGTTGTCAGAACAATTGAGGCAATGAAAAAACTTGGAATTTTTGATGAAGTAGTTCATATTTCAGTTTCGAGAAGTGCACCAATTGCCGGAGAAACAATGTTCAAACCCGAAAACCCGGTATACATCATTGTTGGAAAAAAACAAAACTGA
- a CDS encoding thioredoxin family protein: MKKLVILLIMLAAVVFTAGCTDESQGNSTDIQAVQENNGTVETTASEQTNLQEVQEENGIVKANESGQNTTSQETPEESNVLEVTSLEQINASLEQGPVLVKIGSKHCGPCQAMKPMLKELATEYSGKATIASIDITESPDLEAYFDIGYVPDTSLVVGIKDGDYVYMQENGTVTKDRFSARIQGQMEKEVYENRINLALLQEGKST, translated from the coding sequence ATGAAGAAATTAGTTATATTATTGATCATGCTTGCAGCTGTAGTCTTTACTGCGGGCTGTACTGATGAAAGTCAGGGAAATTCCACAGATATCCAGGCAGTTCAGGAGAATAATGGTACTGTCGAAACAACTGCATCTGAACAGACAAACCTTCAGGAAGTCCAGGAAGAAAACGGTATTGTCAAAGCAAATGAATCTGGACAGAACACAACTTCTCAGGAAACTCCGGAAGAAAGTAATGTTCTTGAAGTGACTTCCCTTGAACAGATAAATGCATCTCTCGAGCAGGGGCCGGTTCTTGTGAAAATAGGATCTAAACACTGCGGACCGTGCCAGGCTATGAAGCCCATGCTTAAGGAGCTGGCAACAGAATATAGTGGGAAAGCTACTATTGCGTCTATAGATATAACTGAGAGTCCTGACCTTGAAGCTTATTTTGATATTGGATACGTTCCTGACACTTCTTTGGTCGTGGGTATTAAAGATGGGGACTATGTTTACATGCAAGAGAATGGAACAGTCACTAAGGATAGATTCAGTGCTAGAATTCAAGGGCAAATGGAAAAAGAGGTTTATGAGAATCGTATAAACCTTGCTCTTCTCCAAGAGGGGAAAAGTACATAA
- a CDS encoding cobalt-factor II C(20)-methyltransferase produces MLIGVGLGPGDPELLTLKAVDVLKNSDKVYVPGRLAKDLVAPYADAEILEFPMIRDIEVLNSLWKENADRVAEEARRGTVAFGLIGDPNFFSTFSHLKKVMRKHYPDVELATVPGISSITSFAAKTDVAVESSFEVSDGSEIGHKIRLKATQPKSIVKQLETEGYTEFIFAEKLFSDKELIIRNKEEIPEKGNYFSIIYGKK; encoded by the coding sequence ATGTTAATTGGAGTAGGACTTGGTCCCGGAGACCCTGAACTTCTGACCCTCAAAGCAGTGGATGTTTTGAAAAACAGCGATAAGGTGTATGTACCAGGCCGCCTGGCAAAAGATCTTGTGGCTCCTTACGCAGATGCTGAAATCCTTGAGTTTCCCATGATAAGGGATATTGAGGTTCTTAATTCTCTCTGGAAGGAAAATGCTGACAGGGTGGCAGAAGAGGCAAGAAGAGGCACTGTAGCTTTCGGGCTTATAGGCGACCCAAACTTTTTCTCTACGTTTTCCCATCTCAAAAAGGTAATGCGCAAGCACTATCCGGATGTCGAACTTGCAACTGTGCCTGGGATAAGTTCAATCACATCCTTTGCTGCCAAGACCGATGTTGCGGTTGAAAGCTCTTTTGAAGTCAGCGACGGTTCTGAAATCGGACATAAGATTCGCTTGAAGGCTACGCAACCGAAGTCCATAGTTAAACAACTTGAAACTGAAGGATATACGGAGTTTATCTTTGCAGAAAAGCTCTTTTCGGACAAAGAGCTTATAATCCGAAATAAAGAAGAAATTCCGGAAAAGGGAAACTACTTCAGTATCATTTACGGAAAGAAGTGA